Part of the Microbacterium immunditiarum genome is shown below.
CTCGTCTCGCGCGTCGGCACCGACACGACACTCCTCTACGCGGTGCTCACACAGGGCCTCGCGGATGCCGTCGGCAACGCGCTCGTCTTCGTCGGCGCGATCGTGGCGATGGCCTTCATCGACCCGGTCCTGCTGCTGCTCATCGTCGTCGTGATCGGCGCCTCGATCACCGTCGTCGGAATCCTGAGCGGTCGCATCCGCAAGGCCACGCGTCAGCAGCAGGAGAAGGTGGGCGAGCTCGCGTCCGGCGTCGAGCGAGCCGTCGGGTCGATCCGCACCGTGCGCGCCTCGGGTGCGAGCGAGCGCGAGCGCGTCGCGATCTCGGGCCTCGCCGAGCAGGCGTATGACGTCGGCGTGCGCATCGCGAAGGTCTCGGCGCTCGTCGTGCCGGTCGCCGGCATCGCCTTGCAGCTGTCGCTGCTCGTCGTGCTCGGCGTAGGCGGCTTCCGCGTCGCATCCGGCGCGATCGAGATCGCGAGCCTCGTCACGTTCGTGATGTTCCTGTTCATGCTCATCGGTCCGCTCGGGTCGTTCATCGGCGCGATCACCTCTGTGAACCAGGCGCTCGGCGCGCTCGGCCGCATCCAGGAGATCCTCGATCTGCCGACCGAGACCGCGCGGGACGCCGAGATCGCGGTGCGCGTGGCCGAGGAGAGTGGATCTCTCGGAACGAGGACCGACGCGCCGGTAGACGGCCTCATCTCGCGAGCTACCCCCGCCCCGCCCGCCGCGATCGAGTTCCGCGACGTGCACTTCGCCTACCCCGAGGCCGTCGTCGCCGCGCGCCGCAAGGCCGAGACCGAGGCGCTCGCGATGCTCGAGAGCGCGCACGTCGACACCGCGCTCATCGAGCTGCCCGACACGGCCGCACCGGATGCCGCGACCCCCGCCGCCGACGGCGAGGTGCTGCGGGGGGTGTCGTTCCGCGTCCCGCAAGGCTCGCGCGTCGCGCTCGTGGGTCCGTCCGGCGCGGGCAAGAGCACGACGCTCGCGCTCATCGAGCGGTTCTACGACCCGACGTCCGGCGCGATCCTCATCGACGGCGTCGACGTGCGCGCGCTCGACCGCGACGCGCTCCGCGCGCGGCTCGGCTACGTCGAGCAGGACGCCCCGACGCTCGCCGGCACGCTGGGCGACAACCTGCGGCTCGCGTCGCCCGAGGCATCCGATGCCGACTGCGAGCGCGTGCTGCACGCCGTCAACCTCACCGAGGTGCTCGAGCGCAACCCGCTCGGACTCGAAGCCCCCGTCGGCGAGAGCGGCGTCATGCTGTCCGGCGGCGAGCGCCAGCGGCTGGCGATCGCACGCGCGTTGCTGGCCGCTGCCCCGATCCTCCTGCTCGACGAATCGACGTCGTCGCTCGACGGACTCAACGAGCAGCGCATGCGCGACGCGATCGACGCCGTCGCGGCGGGGCGCACGCTCATCGTGATCGCGCACCGCCTCTCGACCGTGGTCGACAGCGACCACATCGTCGTGATGGACCACGGGCGCGTCGTCGGACAGGGCACGCACTCCGAGCTCGTCGAGACGACTCCGCTCTACCGCGACCTCGCGCGCCACCAGCTCCTCGTCTGACGGGTTCGCGTCTCCCGCGCACCCGCAGCGCCTCTTGGCGAGTCGCCAGAAGGCGCGGAAACGACGGATGCCCCGCCCCGCGTGACGCGGGGCGGGGCATCCGTTCATCGCTGTGTCAGGAGCGCTGGAGGCGGTACCGCAGCGCGGAGAGCTCGGCCTGCAATGCCGCCGGCACGCGTCCGTCGAACGTCGCGTAGAACTCCTCGGTGAGGTCGGCCTCGCGCAGCCACGAGTCGCGGTCGATCGCGAAGAGCTCGTCGAGGTCCTCGGGCGTGACGTCGGTGCCCTCGAGGTCGAGGTCGCCGGGTCGCGGAAGGCGTCCGATGGGGCTCTCGGCAGCCGGCACCTCGCCCTCGATGCGACGGACGATCCAGTCGATGACGCGCGCGTTGTCGCCGAAGCCCGGCCACAGGAAGCGGCCGTCCGAGCCCTTGCGGAACCAGTTCACCTGGAAGATGCGCGGGGCGCGGTCGAAGCGAAGCGCCTGCCCCATCTTGAGCCAGTGCCCGAAGTAGTCGGCCATGTTGTAGCCGCAGAACGGGATCATCGCGAACGGGTCGCGGCGCAGCTCGCCGACCGTTCCCTCAGCGGCCGCGGTGCGCTCGGACGAGATCGTCGAGCCGAGGAACACGCCGTGCGCCCAGTCGGTCGCCTCGATGACGAGGGGCACGTTGGTGGCGCGGCGTCCGCCGAAGAGGATCGCGTCCAGCGGCACGCCTTCGGGCTTGTCCCAGTCCGGCGCGATCTGCGGGCACTGCGCGGCACTCACCGTGAAGCGCGAGTTCGGATGGGCGGCGGGGCGACCGGATGCCGGCGTCCAGGGCTTTCCCTCCCAGTCGACGAGCTCCGCCGGGGGCTCGTCCGTGAGCCCTTCCCACCACACGTCCCCGTCGGGGCGCAGCGCGACGTTCGTGAAGATCGTGTTGCCCCACAGGGTCTCGACCGCGGTGACGTTCGTCGACTCTCCGGTGCCCGGGGCGACGCCGAAGAACCCGGCCTCGGGGTTGATCGCCCACAGGCGACCGTCCTCACCGGGACGCAGCCAGGCGATGTCGTCACCGAGGGTCTCGACGCGCCAGCCAGGGATGGTCGGCCGCAGCATCGCGAGGTTCGTCTTGCCGCATGCCGAGGGGAACGCGGCGGCGATGTGGTAGGCGCGCCCGGCGGGGTCGATCACGCGGATGAGCAGCATGTGCTCGGCCAACCAGCCCTCCTCGCGTCCGATGACCGACGCGATGCGCAGGGCGAAGCTCTTCTTGGCGAGGATCGCGTTGCCGCCGTACCCCGACCCGTACGACCACACCTCGAGTGACTCGGGGAAGTGGACGATGTACTTCTCCTCGTTGCAGGGCCACG
Proteins encoded:
- a CDS encoding ABC transporter ATP-binding protein; this translates as MSTTAPAGRRLRGRRSEDDGPRASLKQLIPFLLEHKGVLAVVAVLSVIGAIAMLAQPLVVGQVITLVQAGDPLGQLVWVLVGLVIAASVISGYQHYLLQRTGTAVVFSSRRKLISRILHLPISEFDARRTGDLVSRVGTDTTLLYAVLTQGLADAVGNALVFVGAIVAMAFIDPVLLLLIVVVIGASITVVGILSGRIRKATRQQQEKVGELASGVERAVGSIRTVRASGASERERVAISGLAEQAYDVGVRIAKVSALVVPVAGIALQLSLLVVLGVGGFRVASGAIEIASLVTFVMFLFMLIGPLGSFIGAITSVNQALGALGRIQEILDLPTETARDAEIAVRVAEESGSLGTRTDAPVDGLISRATPAPPAAIEFRDVHFAYPEAVVAARRKAETEALAMLESAHVDTALIELPDTAAPDAATPAADGEVLRGVSFRVPQGSRVALVGPSGAGKSTTLALIERFYDPTSGAILIDGVDVRALDRDALRARLGYVEQDAPTLAGTLGDNLRLASPEASDADCERVLHAVNLTEVLERNPLGLEAPVGESGVMLSGGERQRLAIARALLAAAPILLLDESTSSLDGLNEQRMRDAIDAVAAGRTLIVIAHRLSTVVDSDHIVVMDHGRVVGQGTHSELVETTPLYRDLARHQLLV
- a CDS encoding phosphoenolpyruvate carboxykinase (GTP), yielding MALADIFPRTRQTGPVDTIAPAFGGRPNLESDGLRELAAWVDEIAALTKPDRVHWVDGSRAENDALLREMVAEGKLIKLNPEWRPGSYLARSHPSDVARTESRTFICSEDPADAGPTNNWAEPAAMRATMRGVFEGSMRGRTMYVVPFSMGPVGGPLSHIGVQLTDSAYSVASIGIMTRVGAAVLEQIATGKPWVKTVHSVGAPLAPGEQDVAWPCNEEKYIVHFPESLEVWSYGSGYGGNAILAKKSFALRIASVIGREEGWLAEHMLLIRVIDPAGRAYHIAAAFPSACGKTNLAMLRPTIPGWRVETLGDDIAWLRPGEDGRLWAINPEAGFFGVAPGTGESTNVTAVETLWGNTIFTNVALRPDGDVWWEGLTDEPPAELVDWEGKPWTPASGRPAAHPNSRFTVSAAQCPQIAPDWDKPEGVPLDAILFGGRRATNVPLVIEATDWAHGVFLGSTISSERTAAAEGTVGELRRDPFAMIPFCGYNMADYFGHWLKMGQALRFDRAPRIFQVNWFRKGSDGRFLWPGFGDNARVIDWIVRRIEGEVPAAESPIGRLPRPGDLDLEGTDVTPEDLDELFAIDRDSWLREADLTEEFYATFDGRVPAALQAELSALRYRLQRS